Sequence from the Nitrospirota bacterium genome:
TACCGAGTGCGCCCGCCATCACGAACCACCGTGAGTTCCACATGACATTGCTCCTTTTCGTTACCCCCTGTTACGGGGTTCACGGGATCCTCCGGTCGTCCGGTCGGGTCGCCTTGCCATTCAATTGCGCCTCCGTGGGTTCGGTCGGCCTGTTTTTCGCCGGGTTACCCCAGCCGTTTGCGCTCGATGCGCTCGATCTGTATGGGCCGGCCCTGGTGATACGTGATCACCACGGTGCCGAACTTGAGTCCGCGAGCCGCCTGCTCGATCTCCTCCCAGGGGAGTTCAAGGACAAGTTCCCGCGCCTCGGGGCGTTCCCGCGAGGGTTTTTCCGTTCTGAGATCAACTGCCGCTTCCACGATGGATTCCTCCTTTTGGAAATGGAACGTGGATAGACCAACGAACTGTTGTGTCTTTGGGAGGGACCACCCCGCGGATGAAACCCGCGGTTACGCAGACAGGGGGTGGCCCCTATCTACAGATACAGCGGCAGCAGAAGAGAGAAGAAGAAAAATGAACAGGGCGGGGCATCGGACTCGACGCCGTTTCGATTCGGTTGACTGATTGCCTGTTCATGATTTTCCACTTGTATCCCAACCCTCCCTTTTTGTCAAGATGCTGAAAATGAGGTTGACGCCGGCGCGATTGCGGGGCATGTCATGCGTGAATGAATGTGAAGTCGTGTGCGATCATGTTTGTCGCTGGAATGGTGGGTATCGGAACCGCCGCTTGTGGCCATCGATCCGGCGACAGAATGGAGCTTTCGATTCCGAACTTCCCGGCGCTCCAGGATCCGTCCTTCGCCATCGATCCGGTCCAGCTCCAAGCCGAAGCGAATTCCTACTGTGCTGACCCCGGGGCGGGCGACCCGGCGGCCGGGTTCTTCCTGGGCGAGCTTCCCATCGGGGCGTTCGATACTTTGTGCTCCGTGCCGCCGGAGAGACAGTGGGTGGGTCCCCTCCTGGGGCTGCTCCACCTCTCCGGATACTTTGGAGGCATTTGGCTCAAAGGGGCACTCTCCGCATCCGGCGGGGGCCTCGGGTGGGAGGGAGTGGGACAGGAGGTCCCCGCAGATGGTTCGGCGAGTCGTGCTGTCGAAATTCTTGCCGAGGATCGATTGGCGGCTGCGCTCAGTCCCATCGAATCGAGTTTGTCTGCGGCATCGCGAGAGGTTGTTCCAGCCTTGCTGGCGATCTACGGCTACAACCTCGGGTACCTCCGAACTCTGATCGAGCATTCTCCGGCGGGCATGCAACTCCCCACAGGAGTTCTTGAATGTGATTCGTTCCTGGGCTGCACGAGCACGGCGGTGCGACTCGACATTCTTGAGAAAAATCGCGCGCTCATCCTGAATCTGTCCGCACCGCCCTCCGAACCATGGCGGGAGTGGGCCGAGACCGTCTCGCGGATCGAAGAGAGCACCACGGGTTCGGGACGAAGCGTGTGGGAGGGGATTCTGTCCGGCTCGGTGGTGAGGCCGGACGCGTACGGTCCCCTGTTGGCCTTGAGCGCGGGGTATCTCATGGCGAGCGAAGCCGCGGTCCTCATCAACATGGATGCGTGGGCGTCTGTGGACCCGGGCAAGTCTCGCTGCGGGCTGCTCCTGGACGCGGGTCTCGAGGTCTGGTCCGCAAGCTATTTCCTTGGACTCGTCTCCCCAGCTCCGGAAGGCACCTTTCCGCGGCTGAGGTGTCCATAGAGCATCTAAATATAACCACTAATGTACTCTAACATATTGATCGCCCAGGCTTCTGATGGACTTGGGGTTCCTGTTCATGCGCCGCAGGCTGCGGCCGAGGACTA
This genomic interval carries:
- a CDS encoding YezD family protein, which encodes MEAAVDLRTEKPSRERPEARELVLELPWEEIEQAARGLKFGTVVITYHQGRPIQIERIERKRLG